TTGTCGAGCTTCTGCATCTCGGCTGCCAGGCCTTCGATGCGTTTGAGCAGGGATTCGCGTTCATCCTGTTGCAGACGCCGCGTCTTTTCCATTTCTTCCTGCAGCGACAGGCGGCGAGACTCGACCTGGTGGCTGATGTTGGCCTGGATCGAGCCCAAGGTGCTGCTCTGTCGTTCGCTGGAGAGGACATAGAGAATCTGCCCGGCGCTGACACTCTGGCCCTCGCTGACGTGCTTTTCGAGGACGATACCGAGTTGCGGCACATAGACCTTGACCAGGCCGGAGTCCGGCAGCAATTGCCCGATCACTGTGCTGCGCTTGGTATAACTGCCCCAAGTGAAAAAGATCACGACGAGCAAGGCGCAACCAGCAGCAATGCTTGTGAGAACTCGATAACTGAGCGGGCGGATCAGAATGATGTCGCCCAAGGTCTTGGTTTGCTGGGCGCTGATTGCTGCGTGCCGAAAAAGTGGTTGTTCTGCCATGCCTTGCCAACGGTGGAATAGTCGGCGCTATGCCGGAAGGCGGCACGATCGCCTTGACGGGTCGTGCCGCGGGCTCTTGCTTAGAGCTTGATGCTCAGTTTGAGGCTGCTCAACAGGCCGCCGACCAAGCCGGTGACACCGCTGACCAAGCTGCCAACCAAACCAATCACCGGGGTCAGGACGGAGCTCAGGGTAAGGCCGAGAGTAAGCCCCAGGCTAATGCCGAGGACTTCGAGGGAGAGGCTGGTGCCGCCGGCTACAGTGGAAAGTTCGGTCTTCTTCAGTTCCTGAATGGCCATGATGTACATAACTCCATAGTGGTAAAAAAATGCCGCCGATCAGCGGCGGGTGATGCCTTTGGGAGGGCATTTGGGCGCGGCGGGGGGCTTCCTGGCAACAGGAGCTCGACTCACCTGAAGAGGACGACTGCGGGGTTGTTATTGGAGCAACTTGGATGAGCATGTGGGCTGGCGCCGATAAGTTCTTCGTGGCGGGTGGTCATGCAGGTGCAATCGTTTGTGATGACGAATGGTGGGGGGGCTCGGTGTGTGTTTTCTGTTTGGCTTGTCTGTAGCAAGCTCGGAAGGACAGCGGTGCGGAAAGGGTCTCAGGGGCCACACCGCTGTCAGGCTGCTGTTACTCGAACAGGCCGCCCAGCAGACCACCCAGCAGGCCGGTCACGGTCGTCAGGATGCCGCCAACCAAGTTCAGGACCGGGGTCAGCAAGCCCAGGACCGGGTTCAGGATGGAGCCGAGCAGACCGCCCAGATCCAGTGCACCGCCGGAAACAACGCTGACTTCAGACTTGCTAAGTTCTTGAATTGCCATGATTAAAACTCCATGATAGGTCATTCGATTGCCACCGGTTGGTGGCTTCTTATTGCCCGTTGCCGGGCAATTCCTTTGGTTCGGGGAGGCAGGCCTTCCCGGGCCGTATTTCTCGCAAGAGCAAGTAATGCCCCTAGTCTTTATTGAAGGTTGTGATCATATTAATCAAAAAAATCATAATTGCAACGTTTTGCTGTGTTTTTGTTTGTTTTTTTTGCGATTAAAAATTGCACGACTCCCTGTTGTTTGTAATATATTGTTTAATATTCATATGGTTACTATTATTCTGTTGAGGTTGCTGCTTGGTTGTGCGGTGTTTTGAATTAACCAAATTAAGCGGATTGTTTCATATTTGCGTGGTTTTGCTTGTGTTTTTCGCGTCTTCCCTGTAGCTTTCTGCCGCGTTCGGGCTTCTTTTCTGTTGTCTGTGGTTGTGCTTAGAAAAGGCATCGTGTGACGGTGCCCGGTGAGTTTGTTGCTTGTAGTTGTGCTGCCTTGCTGGTGCGCCTTGGGGGCGCCAGGTCGTGCTCTGTCCTTTGTGCATGAGTTTCGAACAGATACGCTGTTGATCGCCAGGCAAGATATTTCTTCTTCTCTTCTTGACTTGGATCAGGGGTGTTTTCAGGGGCTTGTTTATCTTTTGATCATGACGACTATTGCTGCCCTGTTGTTTTTTCTGTTGGTCTGCTTTTGGGCCGTTCATCGCCTGTCACGTGTCGAGTTGGCGTTGCAGCGTTTTGGTGAGGGTGATTCGAATAGCCGGGCCGGTTTGCGGGGCTGGGATCCGATTGCCCGGTTGGGTAGGCGTTTTGACCGAATGGCGGAATCGATGGCTATCGAGCGAGGTCATTTGGCTGAGAGTGAGGAGCGCCTGAAGTTTGCGTTGCGTGGAAGTGATATTGGTATCTGGGACTGGCATCTGGAGGGTGGGCGCACCTACTACTCGCCGCGTTGGAAAAGTCTGCTCGGTTACGCAGAGGACGAGTTGCTAGCGCACGCCGAAGAGTGGTTGAAGCGCGTTCATCCCGAAGATCTGGCGGTGGTCATGGATCGCCTCAAGGAGCACATGGCCGGGCAGAGCGAGTTTTTTATCAGTGAACACCGTCTGCGTTGCAAGAACGGCAGCTATCTCTGGGTGCTTGAGCGTGGCGTGGCAATCCGTAATGCAGAGGGGGGAGCTGTGCGCATGGTTGGTGCCCTGTCCGATATTTCCCGGCGGAAGGCTGTTGAAGCCGCCTTGTTGCGCAGCAAGGAAGAGTATCGCTCGGTAATCGAGGGGGTTACGCAGATCATTTTTCGTAGTGATGCCCGTGGTCGCATGGTCTTCCTGAATCCGGCATGGACCGAGTTGACCGGCTTCCCGGTTGGCGAGTCGCTCAATAGTGGTCTGGCTGATTTTATTCACGGCGATGATCGCCTGCGCATCATGACCCTGTTTCGCGATACTGCAGAAGGACGCTTGCCGACTTTGGCATGTGAGCTGCGTCTGCTCTGTATTGATGGTCGGTCGCGCTGGTTTTCGTTGCATGCCCGTGCGGGGCTCGACGCAGAGGGGGGGGTGATCGTTGCCGGTGTGCTCAGCGATCTCGATGCGCAAAAAACAACCGAAATGGCGCTTACCCGTAGTAATGGCGAGCGAAATGCCATTCTTTCGTTAAGTCCGGATGGCTTTGTGTTGATCGACAAGGATGGGCGAGTGGCTTATGTCAATCCGGCCTTCCTGGCAATGACGCAGTTCGTGCCGGCTGAAGTGATCGGCTTGAGTCTGCACTTGCTTGAGCGGCGGATGGCTCAGCTCGCTGAGCCCGCCAGGCCATTGCCGACTTTTGCCGGCATGCGGGAGGGGCGTGCATATACGCTTAACCTGCAAAAGCCGGCCAAACTGGTCATTCGTTCGCTGGTTCGCAATATTCCCAATGACATGGGGGGCTTGCATGGTCAGGTCATGTATTTCCGGGATATTACCCAGGAAAGTGAGGTTGACCGTATCAAGAGTGAGTTCCTGTCTACGGCTGCACACGAATTGCGGACTCCGATGGCCAGTATTTTCGGTTTCTCGGAATTATTGCTGGCTCGGGAGTTCGATGCGGCGACGCAGCGAGACCTGATCCAGACTATCCATCGTCAGACTCAGAACCTGATCAACCTGGTTAATGAGCTGCTCGATCTGGCGCGCATCGAGGCGCGCGGTGGCAAGGCATTCAAGATGCAGGAGCAGGAGTTGAGCCCTTTGTTGCTCAATGCGTTGGCTGGTCAGTATGTGCCGCCGGAGACGCACCGCCTGGAGCTTGATTTGCCGAAAAAATTGCCGCGAGTAATTGTCGATGGCGAAAAATTTCAGCAATGCCTGGCTAATGTTCTGAGCAATGCCATCAAGTATTCGCCGCAGGGCGGCGAAGTTCGGATTTCCGTTATGCGGCGCCAGGCTGGGCCGGGTGAGCAGGTCGGTCTGGCCATTCGCGACCAGGGGCTGGGGATGACGCCTGACCAGATCAGCCACATTTTTGACCGTTTCTATCGGGCTGATGCATCGGGGGCGATTCCCGGGTCCGGTCTGGGCATGTCCTTGGTCAAGGAAATCATGGACATATTCAATGGCGAAGTCAGTGTAAGCAGTCGGCCGGGCGAGGGTACCGAGGTTGTCCTCTGGTTGCCGGTGCCGTTGTCGGTGACAACCGGGGCGGAAGTGCCATGAGTCGACGTTTGATCTTGATCGTCGATGATCAGAGCGAATTACGCAAGCTGATCCGGATGACTCTGGAGCCGTTGGATTGTGACCTGCATGAAGCGGCAAGTGGTCTTGAGGCCTTGGCCAAGGTGCGTACTCTGCGCCCGGCAGTGGTAATTCTCGACGTCATGTTGCCGGGGGGGATTGATGGCTATCAGGTCTGTCAGGCGATCAAGTCTGATCCGAAAACACAGCAGACACGGGTCATCATGGTTACCGCGCGTGGTCAGAAGACTGATATTGAAGAGGGGCAACGGGTTAAGGCTGATTGCTATCTGGTCAAGCCATTCAGTCCGATGCAGCTGATTAGGGAAGTTGATAACTATTGAATCGTTGAAAAATTGATAATGGCATGTTAGTGTCGAACATTGGTTTTTCTGGCCTTATAGTCTTTTTCGAGGAGCAGCAATATGTGGCAAGCAGCCAAAAAATTCATTTGTGACGAAGAGGGGGCTACTGCCGTTGAGTACGGTCTGATTGCCGCCTTGATTGCCGTCGCGATCATTTTGTCGGTAACCGGCGTTGGCGAAAAGCTCAAGTCTGTATTTATCGCCATCAAGGATGCACTGCCATAAGTTTGCCAACGGGGGGATTTTTGTCATTTTCTAATCAAACGAAATGATGAAAACGATACCGTGGTGTAAGGGTGGGTTTTTTGGCTATTTTGCCCTGTCAGAAAAGCATGACGCCTGGCGGCCATGAGGGAATAGTGACGGTGATCGTGAGTTTGGCGCTGGGTGTCTGGGCGAGTGGTTTGGTATATCAGGACTGGCGCTGGCGGCGATTGCCCAATGCGCTTTTGCTTTGTGGTCTCTTGCTTGGTGCTGTGCATTGGCTGGTTTTCGGTTTGATGCCTTTCGGTTGCGCACTGAGCGAAGGTTTGCTGGCTGCGATGCTTGGCTTGGCGCTCTTCCTGCCTTTTTATGTCGCCGGCTGGATGGGGGCTGGAGACGTCAAATTGATGGCGGTAATTGGCTGGCTGGGGGGACTCAAGGTGTTGTTCGTGGTGATCCTTTGTGGCTCTTTGCTCGCTGGCATGCTGGCAATCCTGCTGCTGTCTCCGGTTTGTCGTGACTACATGTCTAGTCGGCAGATTGAGTCCCGATTGCGCGGACGTATTCCGCTAGGTGCCGGGTTGGCTGTTGTCATGATCGGACTGGCGCTGGGCTGGTTGGATGCCGGGGTGGTGCTGGGCTGGTGGCCGGGGATGGCGCATGCGTGAGTCGCTCTGTCCGGGCGCTGGTCAGCGCGGGGCGGTAGCCATTGAGTTTGCCCTGGTTTTCGTGCTCTTTTTCATGGTCATGTACGGCATCGTTGCTTACGGCATGGTCTTTGCAGTGCAGCATTCACTGACCCAGGCTGCCAGCGAGGGGGCGCGGGCGGCGGTAAGAGATGTCGGTGGTTTACCGGAACGTATGGCGCTGGCAAAGGCTACCTCGGCCACAGCTATCGCCTGGCTTGGAGGGCGGGCGCCGGTGCCGCAGATTACTTCGACGCCATGCGCGGCTACGCCGTTTGTTTGCGTCAAGGTACTGCTGGTTTACGACTATTTGAATAATCCGCTCGTGCCGGCTCTGCCTGGGTTGGGGGTTGCATTGCCTGCCCGCCTGACGGCCCAGGCAACAGTACAGCTGGATGCGGTTTATTGAGTGGCGTTGCCGCCGTTGATAGAGGGATGAGCAAAAAGTGGGCAAGACACAAAGAATTCTGGGCGGCGTGCTAATCCTTCTGGCCTTGGCGCTTGCCGCCTATGCATGGGTGTTGAGCGAACGTATGACGGCCGAGCAGCGGGAGAGCGAGGCACGTTTGCAGCCGGTGGTCGTCGCCACAATGCGTATCGTCGCCGGTACGGCGATCCTTCCGGAAATGGTTCAACTGACCGGTCTGCCATCGCGACCACCTGGCAGTTATGGCGATACCAAGGCCGTGCTCGGTAAACTCACCGCTTCCGATATCGCTGCCGGGGAGCCTCTGCTTCAGGAGCGGATCGAGGGAAATGCCCGTGCCATGCAGCAACGCCTGGAAGAAGGCGAGCGGGCGGTCGCGATACGTGTTGATGATGTGGTTGCTGTCGGCAATCGCTTGAGCCCGGGGGATCGGGTTGATGTTTTCGTCACCTTGCGGCGAAACAGCGAAGAAATTCCTGATACCCAATCCAGATTACTGCTTGAGAAATTGCGCGTACTGGCTTTTGGCAGCAAGGATGCTGCGCTCACCAAGGAAGGTGGTGCATCGTTGCGCAGCAACGCTGAAACTCCGAAGACGGCTGTGCTCGCTGTGCGCTTGGCGGATGTCGACAAGCTCGCGCTGGCTGCCGAAAGTGGCCGCCTGCTGCTCGCCCTGCGGCCGCAGGACGCCGTGCCTGACAAAGCGCCAGAGGGGGGGGCTTTGCCAGGCCCATCCCCGGCACCAATTCAGGTTTCAGCAAGCCAGGTTCCGTCGTCGGTGCTGACCTTGCGTGACTTGGTCGGTGCAGGCAAAAGTGCTCAGCGGGGCTTGGGGGTTCCCCTGAATCCGCCTGCTGGCAAGGGTGTGCCAGGTCCAGGGACTGCAGTCAGCGTGCTACATGGCCTGAAGGAAAAAACGGTGTACCTGAATGCGAAACAAAGTGAGGCCCGGCAATGAAAACAATGGCTAGCAAGCAACAAGGCTGCGATTGCCTGGTGAGCAAGGGCGGATTTTGCGCGGCCTTGCGCCTGGCTATCCTGCTTCTGACAAGCGCTAGCCCGCTGTGGGCCGGAATGGCGCTCGCCGGAGAAGATGGCGGGGCCATCGAAATATCCGCAGGAGGGCAGCATTTGCTGAAACTGGCCAAGCCCGTCCGGCGTGTGGCTGTTGGCAGTGGTGATGTTGTCGAGGCACGCGTGCTGAGTACCCAGGAGGTGTTGCTGCAGGGCAAGCGCCCGGGTGATACGACGTTGCTGGTTTGGCTCAAGGGCGTGCCGATGGCGCAAAATTACCGTCTGCAGATCAACAAGGGAGTTGCTTCCCTTCCGCGCGATGCGGGGAGCGAGATCCGCCTGAAGGCCGCGGGCGATCTGAGCATACTCGAAGGGAGGGGAGCCGATATGCGTCAGCTTGAGGCTGCCCGCCAGGTCGCGCAGCATGCGGCCGGAGATACCAAGGGTGTGTTGCTCGATAAAACAACGCTGCCATACAGTGGCGAGGTACAAATTGATGTCAGGGTTGTTGAGTTCAGCCGCAAGATATTGAAGAAGGCAGGTTTGAGTCTGCTGTCCAACAAGTCCGGTTTCACCTTTGGCACCTATGCGCCGAGCAGTCTGACCAAGGTGCAGCTAAGCAATGGTGCGATTTCCTCCGAAGCTACTTTGCCGATCAATCAGGCTCTTAATCTGGTTGTTGGCAATTCCTCGAACAGCCTGCTTGGGGTACTTAGCGTGCTGGAAGGCAACGGCTTCGTACGTACGCTGGCCCAGCCGACCCTGGTCGCCCAGAGCGGCCGTACTGCCGATTTCCTGGCTGGTGGCGAGTTTCCGGTGCCGGTGCCGCAGGCGCTGGGCCAGACGACGATCCAGTACAAACCCTATGGTATTCGTCTGGAGGTGTCGCCGACAGTGCTAGCCGAAAACCGGATCGCGCTGACTGTTGCTCCGGAAGTCAGCGACCTCGATTTCGAGAACGCCATCACCATTAACGGCGTTACCGTCCCCAGCCTGACCACGCGTCGGGCCGGTACGAGTATCGAACTGGGCAATGGCGAGAGCTTCGTCATCGGCGGTCTGGTTAGCCAGAGCGTGATGAAGAATGTGAACAAAATTCCCGGACTTGGTGACATTCCCGTGCTCGGTGCTTTTTTCAAGAGCATCAGCCTGTCGCGGGAGGACAAGGAACTGCTGTTCATCGTCACGCCGCGCCTGGTCCGGCCGCTGGCCGAGGGGGCTGTGCTCGGGCCGATGCCGGGCGAAGACAAGGCCAATTACAACCCGAGTTTGTGGGGCACTCTATTGTTGTCCGATGACGATGAAAATGCCCGGTACACCGGCTTTTCCAAATAAAAGCAAGGGTGGACTGATCATGGAGCACCGTTTCATTGTCGTGACTGAGCAGGAAACTCGTTTTGCTGAACTTAACGAAGCTCTGCAGAACCTGGGGGTTGCTGTCTGGCTGCACTGGAATACCGATGTGCTGGCCCAGTTGGTTGGTTCTCTCGGCACCAATATTGTTTTCGTTGAATTTTCCGGTGACAACACACAGAAGGCTGGCGAGTTGGCCAGCAATCTGTTGTCCGTCTATCCCCGTCTGTGGATCGTCGGCTTTGCATCACGTGCCGACAATGGATTGATCATCGAGGCGATGCGTGCCGGAGCTCGCGATTTTGTCGAACTGCAGGCGTCGCGTGAAGAAATTCGTCGTTCTGTACAGCATGTTCTCGAGCAGTCGCCGAGCCTGCCCGCCCAGTCGTCCGGTAACATGATTACCCTGCTCGGCGCGCGGCCTGGGGTCGGTACCTCGACTGCGGCAGTGCATCTGGCTCTGCTGCTGAAGCAGGAAGTGATGCCGGGCGAACCGGTTCTGCTCCTTGATTTTGGCTATCCGGCCGGTGATGCGGCGCTGTATCTCGACACCAAGGTTGGCTTCAATTTCTGTGATGCGGTGCGTAGCCTGCGCCGTTTTGATCATGCTTTGCTCAATACTGCGTTTGCGCACCACAAAAGCGGTCTGGCCATTCTTTCCCTGCCGCACAATCTGGCCGACCTGCGCGATATTTCACCTGTTGATGCAATGACCTTGCTCAGCTTGTTCAAATCCTATTTCAAGGTGGTTGTTGTTGATCTTGGCGGCTTTGCCGGCATGGACCTGTTGATGTACGCGTTGGGTATTTCTGATCGCATCATGCTGGTTTCCGAACAGACGTTGCCCTCGGTATTCTCGGCGCGCCAGTTGTTGCAGAACCTGCGCGAGCG
The DNA window shown above is from Quatrionicoccus australiensis and carries:
- a CDS encoding type II and III secretion system protein family protein translates to MASKQQGCDCLVSKGGFCAALRLAILLLTSASPLWAGMALAGEDGGAIEISAGGQHLLKLAKPVRRVAVGSGDVVEARVLSTQEVLLQGKRPGDTTLLVWLKGVPMAQNYRLQINKGVASLPRDAGSEIRLKAAGDLSILEGRGADMRQLEAARQVAQHAAGDTKGVLLDKTTLPYSGEVQIDVRVVEFSRKILKKAGLSLLSNKSGFTFGTYAPSSLTKVQLSNGAISSEATLPINQALNLVVGNSSNSLLGVLSVLEGNGFVRTLAQPTLVAQSGRTADFLAGGEFPVPVPQALGQTTIQYKPYGIRLEVSPTVLAENRIALTVAPEVSDLDFENAITINGVTVPSLTTRRAGTSIELGNGESFVIGGLVSQSVMKNVNKIPGLGDIPVLGAFFKSISLSREDKELLFIVTPRLVRPLAEGAVLGPMPGEDKANYNPSLWGTLLLSDDDENARYTGFSK
- a CDS encoding prepilin peptidase; translated protein: MAILPCQKSMTPGGHEGIVTVIVSLALGVWASGLVYQDWRWRRLPNALLLCGLLLGAVHWLVFGLMPFGCALSEGLLAAMLGLALFLPFYVAGWMGAGDVKLMAVIGWLGGLKVLFVVILCGSLLAGMLAILLLSPVCRDYMSSRQIESRLRGRIPLGAGLAVVMIGLALGWLDAGVVLGWWPGMAHA
- a CDS encoding Flp family type IVb pilin → MWQAAKKFICDEEGATAVEYGLIAALIAVAIILSVTGVGEKLKSVFIAIKDALP
- a CDS encoding TadE/TadG family type IV pilus assembly protein, coding for MRESLCPGAGQRGAVAIEFALVFVLFFMVMYGIVAYGMVFAVQHSLTQAASEGARAAVRDVGGLPERMALAKATSATAIAWLGGRAPVPQITSTPCAATPFVCVKVLLVYDYLNNPLVPALPGLGVALPARLTAQATVQLDAVY
- a CDS encoding PAS domain S-box protein; this encodes MIARQDISSSLLDLDQGCFQGLVYLLIMTTIAALLFFLLVCFWAVHRLSRVELALQRFGEGDSNSRAGLRGWDPIARLGRRFDRMAESMAIERGHLAESEERLKFALRGSDIGIWDWHLEGGRTYYSPRWKSLLGYAEDELLAHAEEWLKRVHPEDLAVVMDRLKEHMAGQSEFFISEHRLRCKNGSYLWVLERGVAIRNAEGGAVRMVGALSDISRRKAVEAALLRSKEEYRSVIEGVTQIIFRSDARGRMVFLNPAWTELTGFPVGESLNSGLADFIHGDDRLRIMTLFRDTAEGRLPTLACELRLLCIDGRSRWFSLHARAGLDAEGGVIVAGVLSDLDAQKTTEMALTRSNGERNAILSLSPDGFVLIDKDGRVAYVNPAFLAMTQFVPAEVIGLSLHLLERRMAQLAEPARPLPTFAGMREGRAYTLNLQKPAKLVIRSLVRNIPNDMGGLHGQVMYFRDITQESEVDRIKSEFLSTAAHELRTPMASIFGFSELLLAREFDAATQRDLIQTIHRQTQNLINLVNELLDLARIEARGGKAFKMQEQELSPLLLNALAGQYVPPETHRLELDLPKKLPRVIVDGEKFQQCLANVLSNAIKYSPQGGEVRISVMRRQAGPGEQVGLAIRDQGLGMTPDQISHIFDRFYRADASGAIPGSGLGMSLVKEIMDIFNGEVSVSSRPGEGTEVVLWLPVPLSVTTGAEVP
- the cpaB gene encoding Flp pilus assembly protein CpaB — translated: MGKTQRILGGVLILLALALAAYAWVLSERMTAEQRESEARLQPVVVATMRIVAGTAILPEMVQLTGLPSRPPGSYGDTKAVLGKLTASDIAAGEPLLQERIEGNARAMQQRLEEGERAVAIRVDDVVAVGNRLSPGDRVDVFVTLRRNSEEIPDTQSRLLLEKLRVLAFGSKDAALTKEGGASLRSNAETPKTAVLAVRLADVDKLALAAESGRLLLALRPQDAVPDKAPEGGALPGPSPAPIQVSASQVPSSVLTLRDLVGAGKSAQRGLGVPLNPPAGKGVPGPGTAVSVLHGLKEKTVYLNAKQSEARQ
- a CDS encoding response regulator gives rise to the protein MSRRLILIVDDQSELRKLIRMTLEPLDCDLHEAASGLEALAKVRTLRPAVVILDVMLPGGIDGYQVCQAIKSDPKTQQTRVIMVTARGQKTDIEEGQRVKADCYLVKPFSPMQLIREVDNY